The uncultured Trichococcus sp. DNA segment AAAAATAGTTTTTTCACACGGACATATTTCATTAATAACCTTCGCATATGCAGGAAGAAAATTATCTATCTCTCTTTTAGCTTTCCCACGAATAATAGTACATCGATACTGGTTTTCATGATTATACATTTTCGCACCTCTTAATTATCCTCTGTTAAGTATTTTTTTTACTTCCTCTGCTAAAGATTGAGCCACTAAAGGTGGAACTGCATTCCCTACCTGCTTCAGTTGGCTCGTTTTAGTCCCTAAAAACCTAAAATCATCAGGAAATGACTGAATCCGCGCTGACTCTCTCACAGTAGGCACTCTATTTTCCTTATAATGAAAATGATGATTGTGCCCAGTATCAATTGTAAAACAAGGTTTTTGACTATTCATTCTGGTCCAGGCAATGTTAACTTTTCTAGTGCCTTTCAATGCGTCAGGTAGACTTTTATAATTCCCACCATCTGGAACCAGCGCAATAATTTCTTTTGTTTTATCCTTATGGATTGTCGCCACGTGATTAAATAAATAGTTACTCTTAGCCCTCATTTTTTTTTGATATGGGGTTTGAGGATTGACTTTATAATCTTCACACTCATTCAAAGCTACATCATCCGGAATAAAATCTAAATCAGAGATAGCTTGTTCGCAAGTAAGAGGCTCTTCAAGCCAAAGGCCATCACCATGAGTGGGTGCTGGAAAGATAAATGTTCTAGTATTTTTAAGCTTCTCCTGATTAATGCCTACGAAAAAGACTCTACGTCTTTTTTGAGGCACTCCATATTCTTCAGATGATAGCGTTTGATACTTAACCTCATATCCAAGGGACGAAAAATCCTCAATAACCGAATCTTTTATACTCCCCCCAAATAATTTAATTAGTCCTGGAACATTCTCCATGATGAATACTTTAGGCTTAAATTCCCCTACAAAGTCGACAAAAGACTTATACAAAATGTTCCTAGGATCATCTATCATTCTTTTCCCAGATAATGAAAACCCTTGGCAGGGAGGACCACCTATAATTACATCTATATCATCCTTTTGGATATTTAAAATTTTGAGAATCTCATTTGTATTAATAGTCGTTATATCTTTATTGATTACTTCAGCATCTGGAAAGTTGTGTTGATAAGTTACTACAGCATCTTCCCAAGCATCTATCCCTAGACGAACATTGTATCCTGCATCTTGAAACCCCTTTGAGAATCCTCCACTCCCACAAAACAAATCGATTACATTATATTTCATTTTTATTATATCCCGCTTCCTTAATTTTACATCTAAAGTCATCTGGTTTCACCGCATCTTCAGGTATTGCCCAACAGTCCCCTAATTTAAAAATCCCCTCGATTCGGTCCTGAGAACATAATATTTGGACTCTTCTCTGAGAGATCCCCCATAAATCTGCTACTTGACTTGTTGTGATATATTTCATAGATTTTCACCTCTAAAAAATAGTAACTTAATTAAGTATATTCTACGGGGCGAACAATAGCAAATAAATTCGCCCCAAAAAAGAACATGCATTCCCCCGGCTGTCTCTATTCAATTAAATACTTACATTTAATAATTTATAATAAAATAAGCCAGGAAAGCCTGTTGCTTTCAGTCTCCTGGCTGGAATCTCTATTCGACTATCTCTACAAGTTGGAAGTGATTTTCTTGTAAAAAATCATCCATTTCTTGTTTATTTACTACCCATACTTCAATATGCAAATTATTATTTCTTTGAGATCTAATGTACCAATCTTTATTTAATGTATAAAATGTTTCTCTTTCTATATCCAGATCATCATATGTAATAATCCTACTAAACAAACCGGATGGCACCATTTTGTAGCTATTATTAAACACAGTAAGCCCATATATAATATCCATTAAAGAATGGGTCTCATTAAGTTCATTTTCATACAACAGCATATCTTGGATAACCTGTCCTCTTCCGTTAATCTTTCCTATTGTTAGATTTTCTAATTCTAAGTTTTGATTTTTAGGCATTAATGCGGTACTTAAAAATTTTGATTTCATTTTCCCCTCGTCTAACCAAAAGAAAGAGCACCCAACAATCATTTTACTTTCATCAATTTTTCCTGATAAATATCGTTTCACGGCATCAATATCATTTTCAAGGTTATTTATAGTCTCTAATATTTTAATTTCAGTGTCAATTTTTGTACTAAAATTTAACATTTCTCTTGGTTCGTCGATTGGTAATAAGTCGATTAAATCACGGAAGGTATATCTCTCCTTATTAATCTCCTCGTGCAGATATCGTTGTTCTATGTAACTGTCTTTATCCTCACTTAGAAACTTCCATACCCAGTCCTCCTGTGATTGAATATCTTCTACCTGATGATACTCTTTTTCAAATATTTTATACATTTCATCATAATTTGTAGCAAAATTAAGATTTAATCGGTTTCTCACACTATTTACAATTTCCGAGGACGTATGAGAATTTCTATTGTCTTTTTTTTGCCTTTTTTCTATAACACCATATAATTCACCTAATATTAAATAATTATCCTGAGCGTATGATGTTACCAACTTTCCTAAAACCTTCAACATAAATTGTTTTGAATCAAACATACAATACTCAACAAATTCTCTTCCGAAAGAAATATCTATATCATTTCTGACTAATTCTTCCAAAAGTAATAACAAAAGATATTTTTGTCTAAACATTGTCTCATTTATGATATAGGAATTACTCCACCTTTGTGGGAATAATAAATAAAAATAGTATAATCCCCTAAATGCAAGGACAGTTCGTTCAATATTATTTGTTGAAAAAAGAATCCAATTAATTTTATTAAATACACCTAGCCAATCCTCATCAAGTTCATTTTTAGATATTTGAATTGTATCGAAGTTCCCTTCATTCCAAGAACTAATTTCACGCATCTGATTATCAAAATATTCCTGGAGAAGCTTAGGATCTTGGTTAAAAAGTATTTCAATAGTGAAATAATTTAAATCACTGGAGAATGAAGATAGCCAGATTGATAAATTATTGTCAAAATAACGGTTCTTAACGATATGCCCATATAACTTTTCTTTCTGTTGACTAGTTAATATTGGGATGAGTTTTGATATAACATTTTGAATTCCTGTTGATTCCCAACTATAACCCATATCTTTCTTTAGAAAAAGTGAGAATAAGGAATCTCGATAATTACGATAGTCCCGATTTCGAGTGTTTGCGAGTTTAACTAATGCATTATCGAAATTATTCCATAATTCAGACTTACTATCGGAATTATCCTCCATCAATATTGTTATTAACTTATCAATAGAATAATTATCCTGTCCTTTTTGTTCAGTGAACGTTTGTAATTCTGGAATAGGCAGATTCAACATTTCCTCTAATTCATAAATTCTTGAATCTACTATCATTTGTTTATCATTATCTAAATTCCCTCTAATTTCATTTAAGTATATAAATATATTAGTTTGATCTTGTTCGTCTAGT contains these protein-coding regions:
- a CDS encoding helix-turn-helix domain-containing protein, producing MKYITTSQVADLWGISQRRVQILCSQDRIEGIFKLGDCWAIPEDAVKPDDFRCKIKEAGYNKNEI
- a CDS encoding DNA cytosine methyltransferase, whose product is MTLDVKLRKRDIIKMKYNVIDLFCGSGGFSKGFQDAGYNVRLGIDAWEDAVVTYQHNFPDAEVINKDITTINTNEILKILNIQKDDIDVIIGGPPCQGFSLSGKRMIDDPRNILYKSFVDFVGEFKPKVFIMENVPGLIKLFGGSIKDSVIEDFSSLGYEVKYQTLSSEEYGVPQKRRRVFFVGINQEKLKNTRTFIFPAPTHGDGLWLEEPLTCEQAISDLDFIPDDVALNECEDYKVNPQTPYQKKMRAKSNYLFNHVATIHKDKTKEIIALVPDGGNYKSLPDALKGTRKVNIAWTRMNSQKPCFTIDTGHNHHFHYKENRVPTVRESARIQSFPDDFRFLGTKTSQLKQVGNAVPPLVAQSLAEEVKKILNRG